In Streptomyces seoulensis, the following are encoded in one genomic region:
- a CDS encoding polysaccharide lyase family 7 protein, whose protein sequence is MIRSRLLTAAAASLALTLGAFGGTAHAADPDKAPGGNFDLAVWQLQEPVGSPGSPTTIPSSRLRGANGYQDAYFYTDTRDGAMTFWAPEKGVTTPNSNYARSELREMNRDGGAADWSLGGTHRMNATLRVVSVTKNVCVGQIHLGSGGSSTKPLLELYYHADGDIVLGTENSPSGGQTPHTVGHVSLGKTWTYSIAVTGGNTIELTVNGSTTRYPIPASFNPYKQYFKAGSYNQSSSDSTTNGARVAFYGLTVQHG, encoded by the coding sequence ATGATCCGTTCCCGGCTTCTCACGGCTGCGGCCGCGAGCCTCGCCCTCACCCTCGGCGCCTTCGGCGGCACCGCGCACGCGGCCGACCCGGACAAGGCGCCCGGCGGCAACTTCGACCTCGCCGTCTGGCAGCTCCAGGAGCCGGTCGGCTCCCCCGGCTCCCCCACCACGATCCCCTCGTCCCGGCTGCGCGGCGCGAACGGCTACCAGGACGCGTACTTCTACACCGACACCCGCGACGGCGCGATGACCTTCTGGGCGCCCGAGAAGGGCGTCACCACGCCGAACTCGAACTACGCCCGCTCCGAGCTGCGCGAGATGAACCGCGACGGCGGCGCGGCCGACTGGTCGCTCGGCGGCACGCACCGGATGAACGCGACCCTCCGGGTGGTGTCGGTGACCAAGAACGTCTGCGTCGGGCAGATCCACCTCGGCTCCGGCGGCTCCTCCACCAAGCCCCTGCTGGAGCTGTACTACCACGCGGACGGCGACATCGTCCTGGGCACCGAGAACTCCCCCTCCGGCGGCCAGACCCCGCACACGGTGGGGCACGTGTCCCTCGGCAAGACCTGGACCTACAGCATCGCCGTGACCGGCGGGAACACCATCGAGCTGACCGTCAACGGCAGCACCACGCGCTACCCCATCCCCGCGTCGTTCAACCCGTACAAGCAGTACTTCAAGGCCGGGTCCTACAACCAGTCCTCCTCGGACTCGACCACCAACGGGGCCCGGGTCGCGTTCTACGGGCTGACCGTCCAGCACGGGTGA
- a CDS encoding carbohydrate-binding protein — translation MRRLRACLGAAAAVTLAAAGTTALVAGSASGATNALDNRWYAAAPYLMPTDNDPPNAAAIMDATGLKAFQLAFVLAPNGGGCSPTWGGTSPVSSDTAVQSVINTIRSKGGDVSISIGGYGGTKLGQTCADPAATAAAYQQVITKYGLHAIDFDLEEPEYENTAAVHNEIGAAKILQQNNPGLYVSVTTAGTADGTGWFGKQMLLEAKSQGFTPNNFSIMPFDGGFNGAASQTSALAAFNGVLRSTFGWDEATAYAHEGFSGMNGRSDTGEYFSQADFQTVLDFATGHHMDRFTFWSLNRDRQCSPADNGGRTSGTCSSVAQNAWDFAKFSVKFAGATPPGSTPTPTPTPTPPNPGNSCKAAWSSSAVYVAGDEASYNHHNWKAKWWTQNETPNGSDWGPWQDEGSC, via the coding sequence GTGAGACGACTTCGGGCATGTCTGGGCGCGGCGGCCGCCGTCACGCTGGCCGCGGCCGGCACGACGGCACTGGTCGCGGGCAGCGCGTCCGGCGCCACGAACGCGCTCGACAACCGCTGGTACGCCGCGGCCCCGTATCTGATGCCGACGGACAACGACCCGCCGAACGCGGCCGCCATCATGGACGCGACCGGCCTCAAGGCGTTCCAGCTGGCCTTCGTGCTGGCGCCCAACGGCGGCGGCTGCTCGCCCACCTGGGGCGGCACCTCGCCGGTCTCCTCGGACACCGCCGTGCAGTCCGTCATCAACACCATCCGGTCCAAGGGCGGTGACGTCTCCATCTCGATCGGCGGGTACGGCGGCACCAAGCTGGGCCAGACCTGCGCCGACCCGGCGGCCACGGCGGCGGCCTACCAGCAGGTCATCACCAAGTACGGCCTGCACGCGATCGACTTCGACCTGGAGGAGCCGGAGTACGAGAACACGGCGGCCGTCCACAACGAGATCGGCGCGGCCAAGATCCTCCAGCAGAACAACCCCGGCCTGTACGTCTCGGTCACCACGGCCGGCACGGCGGACGGCACCGGCTGGTTCGGCAAGCAGATGCTGCTGGAGGCGAAGTCCCAGGGGTTCACCCCGAACAACTTCTCCATCATGCCCTTCGACGGCGGCTTCAACGGCGCGGCGAGCCAGACCAGCGCGCTGGCCGCCTTCAACGGCGTCCTGCGCTCCACCTTCGGCTGGGACGAGGCCACGGCCTACGCCCACGAGGGCTTCTCCGGGATGAACGGCCGCAGCGACACCGGGGAGTACTTCTCCCAGGCCGACTTCCAGACCGTGCTGGACTTCGCCACCGGCCACCACATGGACCGCTTCACCTTCTGGTCCCTGAACCGGGACCGCCAGTGCAGCCCGGCCGACAACGGCGGCCGTACGTCCGGTACTTGCTCCAGCGTGGCCCAGAACGCCTGGGACTTCGCCAAGTTCTCGGTGAAGTTCGCCGGTGCCACCCCGCCCGGCTCGACCCCCACGCCCACCCCGACCCCGACGCCCCCGAACCCGGGCAACTCCTGCAAGGCCGCATGGAGTTCGTCGGCGGTCTACGTCGCCGGGGACGAGGCGTCCTACAACCACCACAACTGGAAGGCCAAGTGGTGGACCCAGAACGAGACCCCGAACGGCTCCGACTGGGGCCCGTGGCAGGACGAGGGCTCCTGCTGA
- a CDS encoding GNAT family N-acetyltransferase encodes MEITIHRPGELTSALRGAWHRAMDESPEYANPFLAPEFAIGVGRHRGGVRIAVLREGGEPVGFLPYERGPLGTGRAIGLGLSDCQALVHRPGVTWDPAELLRACGLSIFEFDHLVQEQRPFAPHLTGTFASPVIDVKPGDGTYAQWLRATYPGLAKTTLKKERRLGRDVGEVRFVFDERDPKALRTLMRWKSAQYRRTGRMDRFSRPWIVDLVNHLFHVREEHFTGVLSVLYAGDRPVAAHFGPRSSTVLAAWFTAYDPELHYYSPGLMMHLRTAEGAARSGVTLVDLGRGDKEYKDWLKTRELRVGEGFASRPHPVSVAQRVWRRPVRGLRNTVLAHPQLLAPADRLLKTVGQLRTQGRPGS; translated from the coding sequence GTGGAGATCACCATTCACAGACCCGGCGAACTGACCTCCGCGCTGCGCGGGGCCTGGCACCGGGCGATGGACGAGTCACCCGAGTACGCCAACCCCTTCCTCGCGCCGGAGTTCGCCATCGGAGTGGGCCGCCATCGCGGCGGTGTACGCATCGCGGTGCTGCGCGAGGGCGGCGAACCGGTCGGCTTCCTCCCGTACGAGCGGGGGCCGCTCGGTACCGGACGGGCCATCGGGCTCGGGCTCTCCGACTGCCAGGCGCTCGTGCACCGGCCCGGCGTCACCTGGGACCCGGCCGAACTGCTGCGCGCCTGCGGGCTCAGCATCTTCGAGTTCGACCATCTCGTCCAGGAACAGCGGCCGTTCGCCCCGCACCTCACCGGCACCTTCGCCTCACCGGTCATCGACGTGAAGCCCGGCGACGGCACCTACGCCCAGTGGCTGCGCGCCACCTATCCCGGGCTCGCCAAGACGACCCTGAAGAAGGAACGCCGGCTCGGGCGGGACGTGGGCGAGGTGCGGTTCGTCTTCGACGAGCGGGACCCGAAGGCGCTGCGCACCCTCATGCGCTGGAAGTCGGCCCAGTACCGCCGCACCGGCCGCATGGACCGGTTCTCCCGCCCCTGGATCGTGGATCTGGTGAACCACCTCTTCCATGTCCGCGAGGAGCACTTCACCGGCGTGCTCTCCGTGCTGTACGCGGGGGACCGCCCGGTCGCCGCCCACTTCGGGCCCCGCTCCAGCACCGTGCTGGCCGCCTGGTTCACCGCCTACGACCCCGAACTGCACTACTACTCACCGGGGTTGATGATGCACCTGCGCACGGCCGAGGGCGCCGCCCGCAGCGGGGTGACTCTGGTCGACCTCGGGCGGGGCGACAAGGAGTACAAGGACTGGCTCAAGACCCGTGAACTCCGGGTCGGCGAGGGCTTCGCGTCCCGCCCGCACCCCGTCTCCGTGGCCCAGCGGGTGTGGCGCCGGCCGGTGCGCGGACTGCGCAACACCGTGCTGGCCCACCCCCAACTCCTGGCGCCCGCAGATCGGTTGCTGAAGACGGTCGGTCAACTGCGCACCCAGGGGCGGCCGGGCAGCTGA
- a CDS encoding discoidin domain-containing protein — protein sequence MRLRSLGTALAATAALLALPTLQPPAVAATDAAQAGCNTANAAQGRPATASSTESAGTPASAAFDGDTGTRWSSAFADPQWLRVDLGSVQDLCGIDLNWEAAYGKDFQLQSSTDGTNWTTLKTVTGGTGGTSSYAVSGSGRYVRINGTARATTYGYSLWEMAVHTGTTGVPPVQGGGDLGSNVIVVDPSTPNLQQKFDSVFAGQESNQFGSARYQFLMKPGTYNNINAQLGFYTSVSGLGLNPDDVQINGDITVDAGWFNGNATQNFWRSAENLAIRPVNGTDRWAVAQAAPFRRIHVQGGLNLAPNGYGWASGGYIADSKIDGTVGPYSQQQWYTRDSSVGGWTNGVWNMVFSGVQGAPATNFDSGPYTTLDNTPVSREKPFLYLDGSTYKVFVPAKRTNARGVSWPANAGSSLPLDQFYVVKPGATAATINQALAQGLNLLFTPGVYHLDRAIEVTRANTVVLGLGLATIVPDNGVDAMHVADVDGVKLAGFLIDAGSTNSDTLLRIGPAGSTADHSANPTTMQDVFVRIGGAGPGLATNSVVVNSNNVIIDHTWLWRADHGSGVGWNTNRADYGLRVNGNDVLATGLFVEHYNKYDVYWAGQRGRTIFFQNEKAYDVPNAAAITHDGIVGYAAYKVADSVTSHEAWGLGSYCNFTTDSSIVQAHGFQVPVNSGVKLHDILVISLGGKGQYAHVVNNTGAPTSGSDTIPSKITQFP from the coding sequence ATGAGACTGAGATCCCTGGGGACAGCGCTCGCCGCCACGGCAGCGCTGCTCGCCCTGCCCACCCTTCAACCCCCGGCCGTCGCCGCGACGGACGCCGCCCAGGCCGGCTGCAACACCGCCAACGCCGCGCAGGGCAGGCCCGCCACCGCCTCGTCCACCGAGAGCGCGGGCACCCCGGCCTCCGCCGCCTTCGACGGCGACACGGGCACCCGCTGGTCCAGCGCGTTCGCGGACCCGCAGTGGCTCCGCGTCGACCTCGGCTCGGTGCAGGACCTGTGCGGCATCGACCTGAACTGGGAAGCCGCCTACGGCAAGGACTTCCAGCTCCAGAGCTCGACCGACGGCACCAACTGGACCACGCTCAAGACCGTCACCGGCGGCACGGGCGGCACCTCGTCGTACGCGGTCAGCGGTTCCGGCCGTTACGTCCGCATCAACGGGACCGCGCGCGCCACCACCTACGGCTACTCGCTGTGGGAGATGGCCGTGCACACCGGCACCACCGGCGTCCCGCCGGTGCAGGGCGGCGGTGACCTCGGCTCGAACGTGATCGTCGTCGACCCGAGCACGCCGAACCTCCAGCAGAAGTTCGACAGCGTCTTCGCCGGCCAGGAGTCGAACCAGTTCGGCTCCGCCCGCTACCAGTTCCTGATGAAGCCGGGCACGTACAACAACATCAACGCCCAGCTCGGCTTCTACACCTCGGTCTCCGGCCTCGGGCTCAACCCCGACGACGTGCAGATCAACGGTGACATCACCGTCGACGCGGGCTGGTTCAACGGCAACGCCACGCAGAACTTCTGGCGTTCGGCGGAGAACCTCGCCATCCGCCCGGTCAACGGCACCGACCGCTGGGCCGTCGCCCAGGCCGCGCCGTTCCGCCGTATCCACGTCCAGGGCGGGCTCAACCTCGCGCCCAACGGCTACGGCTGGGCCTCCGGCGGCTACATCGCCGACTCCAAGATCGACGGCACGGTGGGACCGTACTCCCAGCAGCAGTGGTACACCCGGGACAGCTCGGTCGGCGGCTGGACCAACGGCGTCTGGAACATGGTCTTCAGCGGTGTGCAGGGCGCGCCCGCGACCAACTTCGACAGCGGCCCGTACACCACGCTGGACAACACCCCGGTCTCGCGTGAGAAGCCGTTCCTCTACCTCGACGGCTCCACCTACAAGGTGTTCGTCCCGGCCAAGCGCACCAACGCGCGGGGCGTGTCCTGGCCGGCCAACGCGGGCTCCTCGCTGCCGCTCGACCAGTTCTACGTGGTGAAGCCCGGCGCCACCGCGGCCACCATCAACCAGGCGCTCGCCCAGGGGCTCAACCTCCTGTTCACCCCGGGTGTCTACCACCTGGACCGGGCCATCGAGGTCACCCGCGCCAACACCGTGGTCCTCGGCCTGGGTCTCGCCACCATCGTCCCGGACAACGGCGTCGACGCCATGCACGTCGCCGACGTGGACGGGGTGAAGCTCGCCGGCTTCCTCATCGACGCGGGCAGCACCAACTCCGACACCCTGCTGCGGATCGGCCCGGCCGGCTCCACCGCCGACCACTCCGCCAACCCCACCACCATGCAGGACGTGTTCGTGCGCATCGGCGGTGCCGGACCCGGCCTCGCCACCAACTCGGTCGTGGTCAACAGCAACAACGTCATCATCGACCACACCTGGCTGTGGCGCGCCGACCACGGCAGCGGCGTCGGCTGGAACACCAACCGCGCCGACTACGGCCTGCGCGTGAACGGCAACGACGTGCTGGCCACCGGCCTGTTCGTCGAGCACTACAACAAGTACGACGTGTACTGGGCCGGTCAGCGCGGTCGCACGATCTTCTTCCAGAACGAGAAGGCGTACGACGTGCCCAACGCCGCCGCCATCACCCATGACGGCATCGTCGGCTACGCGGCCTACAAGGTCGCCGACTCGGTCACCTCGCACGAGGCCTGGGGCCTGGGCAGTTACTGCAACTTCACCACGGACTCCTCCATCGTCCAGGCGCACGGCTTCCAGGTCCCGGTGAACTCCGGGGTCAAGCTGCACGACATCCTGGTGATCTCGCTCGGCGGCAAGGGCCAGTACGCCCACGTCGTCAACAACACCGGGGCCCCGACCTCGGGGTCGGACACCATCCCGTCCAAGATCACGCAGTTCCCGTAG
- a CDS encoding chaplin, whose protein sequence is MRKLAATAVLAGALALSGATAAQAADPDPTTGVAANSPGVASGNVIQVPVEVPVNLCGNTIDVVGLLNPAFGNICANS, encoded by the coding sequence ATGCGCAAGCTTGCTGCAACGGCCGTACTCGCGGGCGCCCTTGCCCTCTCCGGCGCCACGGCGGCCCAGGCGGCCGACCCGGACCCGACCACCGGCGTCGCCGCCAACAGCCCCGGCGTCGCCTCCGGCAACGTCATCCAGGTCCCGGTGGAGGTCCCGGTCAACCTGTGCGGCAACACGATCGACGTCGTGGGCCTGCTGAACCCCGCGTTCGGCAACATCTGCGCCAACTCCTGA
- a CDS encoding acyltransferase family protein, protein MTTATTRTPRTPPARPGAAGAPVPPDGVRPALPSLTGLRWVAALLVFGLHINNFGYLGGQAGRLVSWAFTPGGTGVSFFFILSGFVLTWSARPGDRAPGFWRRRIARVYPVHLATALLAVVIAFAMGKPALPTWKQTLANASLVHSWWQPWWQTLNPVSWSLACEAFFYALFPALFWLLRRLNARGTAVLGGLAAVVALVLAWADAHHWLNQPMYSLPLARLPEFVLGTVTARLVLLGRWRGPGVEGSLALAILGYFLVPQVAPGYAATSCTLAGFTLLIPAAAVADLRGLPTLWRGKRLVRLGELSFAFYMVHLLVLRAGISVLGDKPRFGAVAGIGVTAAAFAISLALSWALFEGVERPVRRLLLRGGRPKETKERSAVQKEPVAAD, encoded by the coding sequence ATGACCACGGCGACGACCCGGACGCCCCGGACGCCGCCCGCACGGCCCGGCGCGGCCGGTGCCCCCGTCCCACCGGACGGCGTCAGACCCGCGCTGCCCTCGCTCACCGGACTGCGCTGGGTGGCGGCCCTTCTGGTGTTCGGGCTGCACATCAACAACTTCGGCTACCTCGGCGGCCAGGCCGGACGCCTGGTCTCCTGGGCCTTCACGCCCGGCGGCACCGGGGTGTCGTTCTTCTTCATCCTGTCCGGCTTCGTGCTGACCTGGTCGGCCCGGCCCGGCGACCGGGCACCCGGCTTCTGGCGACGGCGGATCGCCCGGGTCTACCCCGTGCACCTGGCCACCGCACTGCTCGCGGTCGTGATCGCCTTCGCCATGGGCAAGCCGGCCCTCCCCACCTGGAAGCAGACCCTGGCGAACGCGTCGCTGGTGCACTCCTGGTGGCAGCCCTGGTGGCAGACGCTCAACCCGGTGAGCTGGTCGCTGGCCTGCGAGGCGTTCTTCTACGCGCTCTTCCCGGCCCTCTTCTGGCTGCTGCGCCGGCTGAACGCGCGGGGCACCGCGGTGCTCGGCGGCCTCGCGGCGGTGGTCGCGCTGGTGCTGGCCTGGGCGGACGCCCATCACTGGCTGAATCAGCCGATGTACTCGCTGCCCCTGGCCCGGCTGCCGGAGTTCGTGCTCGGCACGGTCACCGCCCGGCTGGTGCTGCTCGGGCGCTGGCGCGGCCCCGGCGTGGAGGGCTCGCTGGCCCTGGCCATCCTCGGCTACTTCCTCGTCCCCCAGGTGGCGCCGGGCTACGCGGCCACGTCCTGCACCCTGGCCGGGTTCACCCTGCTGATCCCGGCGGCGGCCGTCGCGGACCTGCGCGGGCTGCCCACGCTGTGGCGGGGGAAGCGGCTGGTGCGGCTCGGGGAGCTGTCGTTCGCGTTCTACATGGTGCATCTGCTGGTGCTGCGCGCGGGCATCTCCGTCCTGGGTGACAAGCCGCGCTTCGGCGCCGTGGCCGGGATCGGGGTGACGGCGGCCGCGTTCGCGATCTCCCTCGCGCTGTCCTGGGCGCTGTTCGAGGGCGTGGAGCGCCCGGTCCGGCGCCTGCTGCTGCGCGGCGGCCGGCCGAAGGAGACGAAGGAACGGTCCGCCGTCCAGAAGGAGCCGGTCGCCGCCGACTGA
- a CDS encoding Fur family transcriptional regulator, which produces MTASQPPTTAAAELRGAGLRVTAARVALLDTVRAGDHLGAEAIAAQVRERVGHISVQAVYEALHALTAAGLIRRIEPAGSAARFEGRVGDNHHHAVCRSCGAVADVDCAVGHAPCLTASDDRGFAIDEAEVVYWGICSDCSTGRSS; this is translated from the coding sequence ATGACCGCATCCCAGCCTCCGACCACCGCCGCCGCGGAACTGCGCGGTGCGGGCCTCCGCGTCACGGCGGCCCGCGTCGCGCTGCTGGATACCGTCCGCGCGGGCGATCACCTCGGTGCCGAGGCGATCGCCGCCCAGGTCCGTGAGCGAGTCGGCCACATCTCCGTACAGGCCGTCTACGAGGCCCTGCACGCGCTCACCGCGGCGGGGCTCATACGCCGCATCGAACCGGCCGGCAGCGCCGCCCGGTTCGAGGGACGCGTCGGCGACAACCACCACCACGCCGTATGCCGGTCGTGCGGTGCCGTCGCCGACGTCGACTGCGCGGTGGGCCACGCGCCCTGCCTGACCGCCTCCGACGACCGGGGCTTCGCCATCGACGAGGCCGAGGTCGTGTACTGGGGCATCTGCTCCGACTGTTCCACCGGCCGCAGCTCCTAG
- the katG gene encoding catalase/peroxidase HPI, with the protein MPDNEDAIVTDQKPEETGGCPVAHGASATSLHPALGSGNDRWWPKQLNLKVLAKNPPVANPLGEDFDYAEAFLSLDLPAVKRDIAEVLTTSQDWWPADFGNYGPLMIRMAWHSAGTYRTLDGRGGGGTGQQRFAPLNSWPDNVSLDKARRLLWPVKKKYGKNISWADLMILTGNVALESMGFKTFGFGGGRVDAWEPDADVYWGPETTWLGDERYTGDRELDKPLAAVQMGLIYVNPEGPNGNPDPIAAARDIRETFSRMAMNDEETVALIAGGHTFGKTHGAGPSSDVGPDPMDAPMEQQGFGWKNSYGTGKGPDTTTSGLEVTWSNTPTQWGQGFFDNLFGYEYELTESPAGAKQWKPKDGAGEGTVPSAFDPDKKIAPNMLTTDLSLRFDPIYEPIARRFHANPEEFADAFARAWYKLTHRDMGPKSLLLGPEVPEETLLWQDPLPQPVGEPIDAADADALKGKILDSGLTVAQLVSAAWASASTFRGSDKRGGADGARVRLEPQRGWEVNDPDQLALVLRTLEGVQEEFNASAGAKHVSLADLIVLGGDAAVEKAAKDGGFPVDVPFTPGRVDASQEQTDVESFEALKPAADGFRNYSGKGSNPGRAEYALVDRANLLTLTSPELTVLIGGLRVLGANYQDSDLGVFTETPGVLTNDWFVNLLDLGTTWSSTSEDQATFEGRDASTGAAKWTGTRADLVFGSNAELRAVAEVYASDDAKEKFVKDFAAAWHKVMNLGRFDLA; encoded by the coding sequence ATGCCTGACAACGAAGACGCGATCGTCACCGACCAGAAGCCCGAGGAGACCGGCGGCTGCCCCGTCGCGCACGGTGCGAGTGCCACGTCCCTGCACCCGGCCCTCGGCAGCGGCAACGACCGCTGGTGGCCCAAGCAGCTCAACCTGAAGGTCCTTGCCAAGAACCCGCCCGTCGCCAACCCGCTGGGCGAGGACTTCGACTACGCCGAGGCGTTCCTCTCGCTCGACCTCCCGGCCGTGAAACGCGACATCGCCGAGGTGCTCACCACGTCCCAGGACTGGTGGCCGGCCGACTTCGGCAACTATGGCCCGCTCATGATCCGCATGGCCTGGCACAGCGCCGGCACCTACCGCACCCTTGACGGCCGCGGCGGTGGCGGCACCGGCCAGCAGCGCTTCGCCCCGCTGAACAGCTGGCCGGACAACGTCAGCCTGGACAAGGCCCGCCGCCTGCTCTGGCCGGTGAAGAAGAAGTACGGCAAGAACATCTCCTGGGCCGACCTCATGATCCTCACGGGCAACGTCGCGCTGGAGAGCATGGGCTTCAAGACCTTCGGCTTCGGCGGCGGCCGCGTCGACGCCTGGGAGCCCGACGCCGACGTCTACTGGGGCCCGGAGACCACCTGGCTCGGCGACGAGCGCTACACCGGCGACCGTGAGCTGGACAAGCCCCTCGCGGCCGTCCAGATGGGCTTGATCTACGTCAACCCGGAGGGCCCCAACGGCAACCCGGACCCGATCGCCGCGGCCCGCGACATCCGCGAGACCTTCAGCCGCATGGCGATGAACGACGAGGAGACCGTCGCCCTGATCGCGGGCGGCCACACCTTCGGCAAGACCCACGGCGCGGGCCCGTCGAGCGACGTCGGCCCCGACCCGATGGACGCCCCGATGGAGCAGCAGGGCTTCGGCTGGAAGAACTCCTACGGCACCGGCAAGGGCCCCGACACCACCACCTCGGGCCTGGAGGTCACCTGGAGCAACACCCCCACCCAGTGGGGCCAGGGCTTCTTCGACAACCTCTTCGGCTACGAGTACGAGCTGACCGAGAGCCCGGCCGGCGCCAAGCAGTGGAAGCCGAAGGACGGCGCGGGCGAGGGCACCGTGCCCAGCGCCTTCGACCCGGACAAGAAGATCGCGCCGAACATGCTCACGACGGACCTGTCGCTGCGCTTCGACCCGATCTACGAGCCGATCGCCCGCCGCTTCCACGCCAACCCCGAGGAGTTCGCGGACGCCTTCGCCCGCGCCTGGTACAAGCTGACCCACCGCGACATGGGTCCGAAGTCGCTGCTGCTCGGCCCCGAGGTCCCCGAGGAGACGCTGCTCTGGCAGGACCCGCTGCCGCAGCCGGTCGGCGAGCCGATCGACGCGGCCGACGCCGACGCGCTCAAGGGCAAGATCCTCGACTCCGGCCTCACCGTGGCGCAGCTCGTCAGCGCCGCGTGGGCGTCCGCCTCCACCTTCCGCGGCAGTGACAAGCGCGGCGGTGCCGACGGCGCCCGCGTCCGCCTGGAGCCGCAGCGCGGCTGGGAGGTCAACGACCCGGACCAGCTCGCCCTGGTGCTCCGCACGCTCGAGGGCGTCCAGGAGGAGTTCAACGCCTCCGCCGGCGCCAAGCACGTCTCCCTGGCCGACCTGATCGTCCTCGGCGGCGACGCCGCGGTGGAGAAGGCCGCGAAGGACGGCGGCTTCCCGGTCGACGTGCCCTTCACGCCGGGCCGCGTGGACGCGAGCCAGGAGCAGACCGACGTCGAGTCGTTCGAGGCGCTCAAGCCCGCCGCCGACGGCTTCCGCAACTACTCCGGCAAGGGCAGCAACCCCGGCCGCGCCGAGTACGCGCTCGTCGACCGCGCCAACCTGCTGACCCTCACCTCCCCGGAGCTGACCGTCCTCATCGGCGGCCTCAGGGTCCTGGGCGCCAACTACCAGGACTCCGACCTGGGTGTCTTCACCGAGACCCCGGGCGTGCTGACGAACGACTGGTTCGTCAACCTGCTCGACCTCGGCACCACCTGGAGCTCCACCTCCGAGGACCAGGCCACCTTCGAGGGCCGCGACGCCTCCACCGGCGCGGCCAAGTGGACCGGCACCCGTGCCGACCTGGTCTTCGGCTCCAACGCCGAGCTGCGCGCCGTCGCCGAGGTGTACGCCTCCGACGACGCCAAGGAGAAGTTCGTCAAGGACTTCGCCGCCGCGTGGCACAAGGTGATGAACCTGGGCCGCTTCGACCTCGCCTGA
- a CDS encoding Rv1733c family protein translates to MTRTPPQTITPIRLWRWRRNPLRRHGDLVEAWVVLLTWILVVLGGALAGWAAASSVDSALAVRRDQVHEVRAVLTGPAPKTAPSRGGYDDDRVWTKVRWTDAKGAVHTDKAKVSPGTPAGTSVTLWTDGSGRTVPPPASEAESLLQTVLTGVLVAQVTGTAVWAAGRLACGTLVRRRLAEWDEEWSRVGPEWRRLSGGRG, encoded by the coding sequence ATGACTCGGACACCTCCGCAGACGATCACCCCGATACGGCTGTGGCGCTGGCGGCGCAATCCGCTGCGCAGACACGGCGACCTCGTCGAGGCGTGGGTCGTGCTCCTGACCTGGATCCTCGTGGTGCTCGGCGGGGCGCTCGCGGGCTGGGCCGCCGCCAGTTCGGTGGATTCCGCGCTCGCCGTGCGCCGGGACCAGGTGCACGAGGTCCGCGCTGTCCTCACCGGCCCGGCGCCGAAGACCGCGCCCTCACGGGGCGGCTACGACGACGACCGGGTGTGGACCAAGGTCCGCTGGACCGACGCCAAGGGCGCCGTGCACACCGACAAGGCCAAGGTGAGCCCCGGCACCCCGGCCGGGACCTCCGTCACCCTGTGGACGGACGGCTCCGGACGCACCGTGCCGCCGCCCGCCTCCGAGGCCGAGTCCCTGCTCCAGACCGTGCTCACCGGCGTTCTCGTCGCGCAGGTCACCGGCACCGCCGTCTGGGCCGCCGGACGGCTGGCGTGCGGCACGCTCGTCCGGCGCCGGCTCGCCGAGTGGGACGAGGAGTGGAGCCGGGTCGGCCCGGAATGGCGGCGGCTCAGCGGCGGCAGGGGCTGA